One region of Gloeocapsopsis sp. IPPAS B-1203 genomic DNA includes:
- a CDS encoding polyribonucleotide nucleotidyltransferase → MVEIDRSISFDGRDIRLTVGLLAPQAGGSVLMQSGDTAVLVTATRSAAREGIDFLPLTVDYEERLYSVGRIPGGFLRREGRPPEKAILTSRLIDRPLRPLFPQWLRDDLQIVATTLSMDELVPPDVLAVTGASLAVLLAQIPFDGPMAAVRVGLVGDDFIINPTYAEIEAGDLDLVVAGSPAGVIMVEAGANQLPEQDIIEAIDFGYEAVQDLIQAQKDLMAEMGLEAIHEEPPVEVEPTLVEFIRDRAQESVKQILSQFDLDKNSRDTALDGVKEEIVAAIAELPEEDPIRVTATTNSKVVGNTFKDLTKKLMRRQIVEDSVRVDGRKLDEVRPVSCRVGVLPKRVHGSGLFNRGLTQVLSACTLGTPGDAQNLSDDLQQDLEKRYIHHYNFPPFSVGETKPLRAPGRREIGHGALAERALIPVLPPKNEFPYVIRVVSEILSSNGSTSMGSVCGSTIALMDAGVPILKPVSGAAMGLIKEGDEVRVLTDIQGIEDFLGDMDFKVAGTDSGITALQMDMKISGLPLEVIEQAIKQALPARLHILEKMMQAIEQPRIEMSPFAPRLLTIKIDPEMIGLLIGPGGKTIKGITEETGAKIDIEDDGTVTISAIDESKAKRAKNIVQGMTRKLNEGDVYAGKVTRIIPIGAFVEFLPGKEGMVHISQLADYRVGRVEDEVAVGDEVIVKVRELDSKGRINLTRLGIHPDQAAAAREAATTNQ, encoded by the coding sequence ATGGTAGAGATTGATAGGTCAATATCCTTTGACGGAAGGGATATTAGATTGACCGTAGGTCTACTAGCGCCCCAAGCTGGTGGGTCAGTATTAATGCAATCTGGGGATACTGCTGTGTTAGTAACAGCTACCCGCTCTGCCGCAAGAGAAGGCATTGATTTTCTGCCACTGACGGTAGACTACGAAGAAAGACTGTATTCCGTTGGTCGAATTCCAGGTGGTTTTCTCCGGCGCGAGGGACGCCCACCAGAAAAAGCAATTCTTACTAGCCGTTTAATTGACCGTCCCCTACGCCCTTTATTTCCACAGTGGTTGCGAGATGACTTGCAGATCGTTGCAACAACTTTGTCGATGGACGAGTTAGTACCACCGGATGTATTAGCTGTAACCGGCGCATCCCTTGCTGTGTTGTTGGCACAAATTCCATTTGATGGTCCAATGGCAGCAGTGAGGGTTGGTTTAGTGGGAGATGACTTTATTATCAATCCCACCTATGCAGAAATTGAAGCGGGAGATTTAGATTTAGTCGTCGCAGGTTCACCAGCAGGCGTGATTATGGTGGAGGCTGGAGCGAATCAATTGCCAGAACAAGACATTATTGAAGCAATTGATTTTGGTTACGAAGCTGTACAAGATCTGATTCAAGCGCAAAAAGATCTCATGGCAGAAATGGGTTTGGAAGCAATACACGAAGAGCCACCAGTAGAAGTAGAACCGACATTAGTCGAGTTTATTCGCGATCGCGCTCAAGAATCTGTCAAACAAATTTTGTCACAATTTGACCTTGATAAAAATAGCCGCGATACGGCGTTAGATGGAGTTAAAGAAGAAATCGTCGCCGCGATCGCTGAACTACCAGAAGAAGACCCTATTCGCGTTACAGCAACCACAAACTCTAAAGTAGTAGGCAATACGTTTAAAGATTTGACCAAAAAACTCATGCGCCGTCAAATTGTTGAAGATAGCGTGCGTGTTGATGGTCGTAAGCTCGACGAAGTTCGCCCAGTTTCCTGTCGTGTAGGTGTTCTCCCAAAACGCGTTCACGGTAGTGGCTTATTCAACCGTGGATTGACACAAGTACTATCTGCTTGTACGTTAGGTACGCCAGGAGATGCGCAAAACCTCTCTGACGATCTCCAGCAAGATTTAGAAAAGCGGTATATCCATCATTACAACTTCCCACCATTCTCGGTAGGAGAAACCAAGCCACTGCGTGCTCCAGGGCGTCGAGAAATTGGTCATGGAGCATTAGCCGAACGCGCCCTAATTCCAGTATTACCACCCAAAAATGAATTTCCCTACGTCATTCGTGTCGTGTCAGAAATCCTCTCTTCCAACGGTTCTACCTCAATGGGTTCCGTTTGTGGTTCTACAATTGCGTTGATGGATGCGGGAGTACCCATTCTTAAACCTGTCAGCGGTGCGGCAATGGGTTTAATTAAAGAAGGCGACGAAGTGCGCGTTCTGACTGATATCCAAGGCATTGAAGACTTTCTGGGTGACATGGACTTTAAAGTGGCTGGAACCGATAGCGGCATCACAGCCTTGCAAATGGATATGAAAATCTCTGGTTTGCCTTTAGAAGTCATTGAGCAGGCAATAAAACAAGCCCTACCAGCGCGGTTACATATTTTAGAAAAAATGATGCAAGCAATTGAGCAACCGCGCATTGAAATGTCGCCCTTTGCTCCGCGATTACTCACAATCAAAATCGATCCAGAAATGATCGGTCTTTTAATTGGACCTGGTGGCAAGACAATTAAAGGGATTACAGAAGAAACTGGAGCTAAAATCGATATCGAAGATGATGGCACTGTCACAATCTCTGCAATCGACGAGAGCAAAGCCAAACGAGCAAAAAATATTGTTCAAGGCATGACTCGCAAGCTGAATGAAGGTGATGTCTACGCTGGTAAAGTCACGCGCATCATTCCAATAGGCGCTTTTGTTGAATTCTTGCCTGGTAAAGAAGGTATGGTTCATATTTCTCAGTTGGCTGACTACCGTGTAGGCAGAGTCGAGGATGAGGTTGCCGTAGGTGACGAAGTGATTGTCAAAGTTAGAGAGTTGGACAGCAAAGGTCGGATTAACCTAACACGCTTAGGGATTCATCCCGATCAAGCTGCAGCAGCTCGTGAAGCAGCAACTACAAATCAATAA
- the tpiA gene encoding triose-phosphate isomerase produces MRKIVIAGNWKMFKTQAESLEFLQGFMPSLEQTPEARDVVLCAPFTALSLISKNLHGSRVQLGAQNVHWEVQGAYTGEIAAPMLTEIGVRYAIVGHSERRQFFGETDETVNKRLIAAQAHGLTPILCVGETKQQRDAGETEALISMQLEKDLVKVDQQNLIIAYEPIWAIGTGDTCEASEANRVIGLIRSQLSYPDTPIQYGGSVKPNNIDEIMAQPEIDGVLVGGASLEPGSFARIVNYQ; encoded by the coding sequence GTGCGAAAAATAGTTATTGCCGGTAATTGGAAAATGTTTAAAACCCAGGCTGAATCCCTGGAGTTTTTGCAAGGATTTATGCCCAGTTTGGAGCAAACACCAGAAGCGCGAGACGTTGTGCTATGCGCTCCGTTCACTGCACTGTCGTTAATTTCTAAGAATCTCCACGGAAGCCGCGTGCAGTTAGGCGCACAAAATGTTCACTGGGAAGTTCAAGGAGCTTATACAGGTGAAATTGCGGCTCCTATGCTGACAGAAATTGGCGTACGTTACGCGATCGTTGGTCACAGTGAACGGCGACAATTTTTTGGCGAGACGGATGAAACAGTCAATAAAAGATTAATAGCAGCCCAAGCTCATGGTTTGACTCCAATTTTATGTGTAGGAGAAACGAAGCAACAACGCGATGCGGGTGAAACCGAAGCACTCATTTCGATGCAGTTGGAAAAAGATCTGGTGAAAGTCGATCAGCAAAATCTGATCATTGCGTACGAACCAATCTGGGCAATTGGAACGGGTGATACGTGCGAAGCCTCTGAAGCAAACCGCGTGATTGGGTTAATTCGCAGTCAGTTAAGTTATCCTGATACGCCAATTCAATACGGTGGTTCAGTGAAGCCAAACAATATTGATGAAATTATGGCACAACCAGAGATTGACGGTGTTTTAGTCGGCGGGGCAAGCTTAGAACCAGGTAGTTTTGCCCGAATTGTCAATTATCAGTAG